The nucleotide window TCGACGTCGGCGCGTGCCAGGTCACCTCGCCGGTGATCGGTGCGCCGGTGGTGATGCCGCCCTGGATGCCGCCGTGGTCGTTCTCCGCGGGGGTGACCCGACCGTCGGCGTCGAACTCGAAGGGATCGTTCCGGTCGATGCCCGCGACGGTCCGGGCGTCGGTCCCGAGGCCGAACTCGAAGGCTGTCACGGCGGGGATCGCGAACATCGCCCGGCCGAGGCGGGCGGGCAGGCCGTCGAAGCGGGGCGCGCCCAGGCCCGGGGGGACGCCCCGGACCTCGAAGGCGATCGAGCCACCGATCGAGTCGCCCTCGGACTGGTATTCGTCGATGCGGTCGCGCATCTCTTCGGCGGTCTCGGGGTCGCCACACCGGACGTCGTTGTCTTCGACGTTCGCGCGGATCTCCTCGAAGGAGAGTTCGGGCGCGGTGATGTCGTCGATCTGGTCGACGTGCGCGGCGATCTCGACGTCGTAGTCCGATTGGTCGAGCACCTGTCGGGCGATCGCGCCCGCGGCGACCCAGTTGACCGTCTCGCGGGCCGAGGAGCGCCCGCCGCCGCCCCAGTTACGCGTGCCGAACTTCGCGGAGTAGGTGAAATCGCCGTGGCTCGGGCGTGGGGCCGTCACGAACGGCTCGTATTTGCCCGAGCGGGCGTCTTTGTTCTGGATGTGCAGCCCGATCGGCGTCCCCGTAGTGTAGCCGTCCTGTATCCCGGACTCGATGGTCACCGCGTCGGGTTCGTCCCGACTGGTGGTGATCATCGACTGGCCGGGCTTGCGCCGGTCGAGTTCGGCCTGGACATCCGCCGCGTCGAGTTCGACGCCCGCCGGACAGCCAGAGACGACACACCCCATCGCCTCGCCGTGGCTCTCGCCGTACGTCGTCAACTGGAAGAGTCGCCCGAACGAATTGCCGTTCATGCTCGCCCACTGAGTGGCGCGCGCACGTAAGCGTTGCAGTCCCGGTCGGCGTGGGTGGCGGTGGTGCGATCCGAACCCCCTCGATTCGTGAACCACCTCTACCACAGCGGGGCCCCACGCCGCGATCGCCCTCGATATCTTGCCCCCGAATCACTCATTATCGGCCGTATACGGGCCTGAGGGGGCCGATTAATCCGCTGTACCAAATCGGCTTTCACGGGTGGTCCCCACACTCTGTGTATGAGCACCACAGCGGAGGTGGGTGGTGGGAGCGGGCAACTCTCGAACAAACAGCGGCGGATCCTGGCGTACCTCATCGAACACGCCGACGACCAGACGTACTTCAAGTCGCGGCTGATCGGTGACGAACTCGGCCTCTCGCCCAAGGAGGTCGGCACGAACATGCGATCGCTTCAGGACGGCGAGTTCGCCGTCGACATCGAGAAGTGGGGCTATTCGTCCTCGACGACGTGGATGGTCACGCAGTGAGCCGCAGACGGGCCGTTTTCAGGCCCGGTCGATTCGGACGAGATCGTCGGCGTCGGCGGCCAGATCGAGTGCCTCGGGGCCGAACGACCCCGCGTATCGGACGATCAACAGCAGGAGCGTCTCCGGGCGCAGTAGGGCGGCCCCATCGCGCCGGTCGAGCAGCCCAGCGGCCTCCAAATCGCCCGCGCGCTGACTGATCGTCGCTCGCGAGACGCCGATGCGGTCCGCGAGCCGTGCGCCGGTCGCCTCGGGGTCGCGCAGCCAGTGGACGATCATCGCCCGTGGGGTCTCCCGGCGGAGATACCCGAGCGCGATCTGTTCGAACTCGTCGAACCGGTCGGCGGGGAAGTATCGTCGGAAATCGCCGTCCTTGCGGGTCTCGATCACGCCCTCCTCGACGAGTCGATCGAGGTGGTGTTGGGCCTCACCGGTCCCGAGTTGGAGGTCGTCACGCAGTTTCGAGAAGTGTGCGCCGGGCGTGCGATCGAGATAGCCCGCGATTGCGTCCGGACGGTCACTGTCGCTCGCGGACGCGTCGTCGGTCGCGAGCGTGGCGAGCGGGCTTGCCGCCCCGATCGACGCGAATCGGCGGAGCGTCGCTCGCTTGTTCTCGTCGATCGGCCCCTCTCCGACCATTGCCCCGAATCAGGTGATTCCCGAATAAAACGTCTTCGACCGTTCTCGGTGGGCGTCGCCCGACGGCTCGGCGCTCGGCGGTCGATCAGCGGCCGGTCTCAGGCCGTATCCTCACTCGATGTCCTCGACGTCCTCGGGCACGTCGTCGATGTCGGCCGACTCGATCGACGGCTCGTCGGCGCCCTGCTTGATCGCCTGGGCCTGCTCTTCCATGCCCTCGATGTCGATTTCGGTGTCTTCGATCTCACCGATGATCTCCGCGATGTCGTCGATACCGAGCAGTTCGCGCGTCTCGTCGTCGAAGTCGAGACTCTCCAGGTCGGGTTCGTTCCCCGACGTGTCCGCCCCCGTGAGATGCTGGCCGTACCGACTGACCAGCGAGGTCAACTCCTGGGGCAGGACAAACGTCTGTGACTCGCCCTGGCCGATCGACTCCAGGGTCTCCATGCCTTTCTCGATGACGGCGCGTTCACCCATGGACTCGGCGGATTTCGCGCGCAGCACCGTCGAGATGGCGTCCCCCTGGGCTTCGAGGATCTGGCTTTGCTTTTTCCCCTGGGCGCGGATGATGTCCGACTGTTTTTCCCCCTGGGCTTCCTCGATCGCCGAGCGGCGTTCCCCCTGGGCTTCGAGGATCATCGCGCGGCGTTTGCGCTCCGCGGAGGTCTGCTGTTCCATCGCCTGCTGGACGTCTTTCGAGGGGTTGACCTCACGAACCTCGACCGACTCGACGCGAATCCCCCACTCGTCGGTGGGTTCGTCGAGTTCCTCGCGGATCTTCGCGTTGATCTCCTGGCGCTTGTTGAGCGTGTCGTCGAGTTCCATGTCGCCCAGCACCGCCCGCAGCGTCGTCTGGGCGAGATTCGAGACCGCACGCTCGTAGTTTTCGACTTCGAGGAACGCCTTCTTGGCGTTCATCACCTTGATGTAGACCACGGCGTCGGCCCGGACCGGCGAGTTGTCCCGCGTGATGGCCTCCTGGGCGGGCACGTCCAACGTCTGAGTCCGCATGTCGAACGTCTGGGTCGCGGAGACGAACGGAGGCACAAAGGAGATCCCCGGTTCGAGCAGTCCACGGTACTCACCCAGCACCGTCAACGCCTTCTTCTCGTAGGCGTCGACGATGACGACCGACTGCCAGAGGGCCACGACGACGATCGCGAGGACGATCAGCGCGATCAGCGTCAGGCCCGCCGGCAGCGTCTGCAGCGGAATGATCGATAGCATGACGAATTGCGCTTCGAGTCTCCCGGTAAAAAAGGGTTGGGTCGGGCGATCGATCTGGGTCGAGTCGATCGCTCGCCCGGAGGTGATCGACCGATCGCTCGGGGTGAATCGGGTGATCGGTCGACCCGATCACTCCGTTTCGCGTTCTCTCTGGGTTGTGGCGGCGTCGGCAGCCAACTCCCGATCGATCTCGTCGATGGCGGCCATCGACTCGACTTCGAGGACGTTCCCGCCGCCCGGATCGACGACGATCACGCGATCGCCCTCTTCGATCGTCCCCCGGAACGCGCGGGCCTTGTAGATCGGGTTGAATCCACCCTCGTCGAGTTTCACCTCGCCGTCGGTCTCGGTCACGCGTTCGGTCACGCGCCCGGTCGACCCGCGGAGCGAGTCCGAATCGGTGGTCTGAGCGATCCCTTTCCCGCCGTAGAAATCGAACTCGCGATAGCCGTAGAAGGCCCCAGCGCCGGTGATCAGCGCCGTGGCGGCCATCAGCAGGGGGAGTGCGATCCCCTCCAGTGGCGCGAGCACGCCGACCAACCCCGCCGCGAGTAGCGCGATGCCGAGGACGATGAAGTGCCCGCTGGGAACGAACGCCTCCATGATGACCAGTCCGGCCCCCGCGAGCAACACGAGCGTCGCCAACCCGTCGAGCAGATCGACCATACGCCCGTTTGGACCGGCCGGCAAGTAAAGGCTGGCAGCGACCGCCGGGACTCCACTTCGCCTCCTCGACGACCGCCCGATCACTCGATTTCGACGTCGCCGCCGGAACTGTCCTCGCCTTCGTCCCACTCCAGTTCGAACTCGACGCTGAGTTCGGTGTTCGGTGCGCGCCCCTCGCGCTCGGCTTTGATCTCGAAGGTCGGGCGGTCGGGCACGTCCAGTGAGACCGACTCTTCGCCCGCGCGGATCGTGATATCCTCGCCAGCGTCGAGTTTGTCCGCCACGGAGCGCAGCGTTGCAGCGATCTCTCCACGGGTCTGGTCGCGTTCGGTCTCGAAGATGACTTCTTCGGGCATACCCTAACGACGGCCGGACTGCTTATAAAGGTCGAGGGTGGGCCGACGAACGGACACGACCGACGTGACGAGTGGTTTCGTCGCCACTGCCGACGGACCGTCAGCCCCGCGATTTCGGACCGATGGTAGACATATCGGACTGCTGTGTAGAATATATCACTGCCGACAATTATGAAAATATACTAAAACTTTATCCCTCGTCCGGCAGAGGTCTCGGCCGCAATGTCAGACGACAATACAGACGGAGACGACGTCCCGACGGAGAGAGCGGGCCCCTCGCGTCGGACGTTCGTGAAAGCGGCTGGCGCGGCGACAGCGGCGGCAACGATCGGCGCGGGCGCGGAGACGGCGGTCGCTCAGGATCTGCCGATTCCGGCGCTCGTGAATCGGATGTCCGTTCGAGAGAAAGCCGCGCAGATGATCCAGCCGGTGATCGGATCGCTCGACCCGACCACTGAGTCCAGTCACGACAACGTCGAGACCGTCGGGGACATCGTCGGTGAGATCGGCGCGGGATCCGTCCTCTCGGGCGGGGCGATGCCGCCGACGACCGATCCCGAGGCGCTGGTCGCCGGCATCAACGAACTGCAGGAGTACGCCATCGAGAACTCACCACACGGCATTCCGTTTTTCTACGGCATCGACGGTACTCACGGCGCGGCCTACGTCGACGGCGCGACGGCGTTGCCCCAGCGACACAACATGGGTGCGACACGCGATCCGGACCTGATCGAACGGGCCGAAGAACACACCGCCGCAATGATCGCCGCGACGGGCATTCACGAGACCTACGCCCCGACGATCGAACTCCAGCGTGACCCCCGCTGGGGCCGGTATTTCGAGGGGATCAGCGAGTCGACGAAAGTCCTTGGCGATATCTCGCGCGCACGCAACCGCGCGCTCGAAGGCCACGATCGGGTCACCGCGACGCCCAAACACTTCGCGGGCTACGAGATCCCCACGAACGGCAACGACCGGTCTGCGGTCAACACCTCGATGCGTGACCTTCGGGAGACACTCCTCCCGCCGTTCGAGGTCACCCTTGCGGAGGGCGCGGGCATGGTGATGGTCAACAGCGGGTCGGTCAACGGCGTCCCCGCTCACGTCTCGCAGTGGCTGTTGACCGACCTCCTTCGCGGTGAGTACGGCTTCGAGGGCGTGATCCTCACCGACTGGAACGATCTCTACCGGCTGATCGGGATTCACGATCTGTTCCCGGACACGCGGGCGGGCAAGAAGATGGCCGTCCGGGCCGCGATCGCGGCGGGCGTCGACATGGCGATGCTCGGTGGCGGCAACGAGGGTCGCCCGCTCGATCCACGCGAGTTCGTCACCTACGTCGACGAACTCGTCGAGAGTGGCGATCTCACCGAACAGCGGATCGACGCGTCGGTCCGCCGCATCCTCGAACTCAAACAGGACCTGGGGCTGTTCGACGATCCCTACGCCGACGAGTCGCTGGTCACCGACCTGGTCGGCAACGACGAGTCCGTCGCAACCTCGACGGAGATCGCACGCGAGTCGCTCGTCCTTCTGAAAAACGAACCCGTGACGGAGGGTGGCGACCCCGTTTTGCCGCTCGCGGGTGACGAAGACCTCCTGGTGACGGGCCCGGGTGTCGATCCGGAGACGGGCATCGAGAACCGCATTCTGATGCAGTACGGCGGCTGGACGCTCGGCTGGCAGGGCATCGAGGCCGGATCGCTCTCCGAGGGCGGGCCCCGTCCCGCCGGCGACTCCATGATCGCGGCGTTGCGGGACCACCACGACGGGGCGATCACACACGTCCCCACGGACTTCGATCGCACCGAGTGGTGGCAAGGCGAGTGGCACCCCGAAGAGGGTGCGCCCAATCACTCCAGCGAGAACGGCGACTACGGCTTTACGGACGATCAGCGTAGTGCCGTCGAGAGCGCGGCGCCCGAGGCCGACGCCGTGGTCGTCGTCATCGGTGAGGGGCCACACAACGAGGGGTTCGGTGATCGTGATTCCCTCGAACTGCCCGAGACCCAACGAGAGATCATCGCGACCGTCGAGGCGGCCACCGACGACGAGACACCGATCGTCGCCGTCGAGTACGCCGGCAGTCCCCGAGGGAATCAGGAGAGTTTCGGGCCGCTCGACGCGGTGCTGTACGCGGGTCAGCCCGCAACCGGTGGCGGGACCGCCATCGCGGAGACGCTTCTCGGTGCGTACAATCCCTCGGGCCGACTCGGCTTCTCCTGGCCCCAACAGGTCGGGCACGGCCCGCTGCATCACAACGCCTGGCCCGGCAACGGGCACGACCCCACCTACCCCTATGGGCACGGACTCTCCTACACCACCTTCGAGTACGCCAACCTCTCGGTGTCACCCGCGACGGTCGACGATCCCGCTCGCGAGACCGTCACGCTCGGCGTCGACGTGACGAACACCGGCGACATGGCCGGCGAGCACGTCGTCGAGGTGTACAACACCACCGCCTACGGCACGGTCATGCACCGCGATACTCGGGTCGTGGGCTACGAGCGCGTGTCGCTCGATCCCGGTGAGACCACCAGAGCCGAGGTCGAGATCGATCTGGCCGCCCTGGAGGTCGTCGCGGGCGACGTGCCCGGCCTCGGGCCGAAACACGTCGAGGCCACCGACTACGTGCTGACGGTCGATCCCGAAAGCGACCTCTCGACGACGCTGACGGTGACCGAACCGGGAAGCGTCTTGGAGGGTATCACGCCGCCCGACGGCTCCGACACTGGCCCGGGGCAGGGCCGGGGCCCACCACGCGGTCGTGGGAACGGACGCGCACGCGGCCGGCGGTCCAGCCTCATCGATCGGCTCGCTGGGCGCGATCCGTAGCGCTCACGTCGGGTTCTCTGACCGACGGTCGGGTCCTCGGCGCTGTTCGTGCGTCCGTCGCACCGCAGAGAAGTGCTCCGGCAGGGACTGAGCGAAATCTTCGATTTCGCGAGGGTCGAACGGCGGCTTGCTGCCGTTCGGAATTCGAACCACGCCCAGACGTGCTCGCTCCGCTGCGTGCGACTGGTCTGCTCCGAATACCGCTGTCCGCGTCCTTCTTCGTTCCTCAGAATAGTGCTCCGGCAGGGATTCGAACCCTGGTCCTTGCCGTGAGAGGGCAAGATGATTGGCCGGACTACACCACCGGAGCGTGCATCATTGGCTTCGTGCGTTCGTAAATAACCGTTGCGCTTTCCGGCGGTCACTGAGAGTCGTTCGCGTTCCCCGTGGGCCCACCGACGCCCTCGGGGACGGCCTCTGGCAGGCAGACGATGTTCTCGCGGCCCACTTTGAGTTTGAAGATCTGCTCGTCGTCGGCCATGCCCGAGAGCACCATGCTCGTTTTCGATTTCGACCAGCCGGTCGCCTCGACGATGGCCGTCTGTTTCATCCGCCCGTCGGCGTCCTCCAGGAGTCCGATCACGCGTCGATCGTCCGGGAGGTGCTCGGGATCGGTCGTGGGCGGAGCGGGCGGTTCGGCCTCACTCTCCTCGTCGGACGGTGATCGGCGGACCCACCAGCCCACCAGGAGCGCGACGACGAGCGCCATGAGTCCGGCGACCGCAAGCGCACCGGTGGTGGCGAGGCCCCGCCGGTCGTCGGTCGCGATCTGGCGGGTCTCGATCGTCAGCCCGTCGAGCGTTCGCGGGCCGACGTACTCGGCGGTCGTGTTCGAGGCCGCGGATGGCTCTGGCGTGGCGCTCTGGAGAGCGAGGCCTGCTCCGGTCTCGACGACCAGTCGGTGGTCGTTACTGAGCGCGATCTGCACTGGAATCTCGACGGCCAGTTCGTCGGTCGCAGCGGCCTCCGTCGTGAGTCCGCGCACGCGGAACTGGATCGATCGGACGCCCTCGGTCTGGAGGCCGCCCCCCGTGGCGATTCTGGACTCCCGATCGATCACCGCGACGCTCGTCGATCGACCGGTCCGATCCTCGATCCGGTCGAGCGTCTGGGTCGCCAGTCGCTCGGTCTCCGCGAACAGCGGCGTCGAGGACGACCGAAACCGCTCGATCGCGGTCTCGTTCGGGAGTCGCTGTGCGTACGCGACGGTGACCGTCGTCGAGCCGTTCGACCCGACCTGGACGGTCACCGTCGCGCGGTCGACCGACTCGGTCGGCGGTGCGAACAGCGTCGGCTCTGCGGTTGCCGCGACCGGCGGTCCGGCGACACCGCCGACGAGCAGTACGATCGTGACGATCGCGAGGTGGCGACGACATCGTCGATCGGTGCAGTCCTCGACCATACTGACCGGAGTCAGGGCCAGTCCTCGCGGCCCGTGTCGGTGCGGCTATCCGGCGGCTCCGGGTCACCGAGTTCCCAGTCGGCGGCGTCGGCGGCCTCCTCGATCGGGAGGAACTCCCAGCCACTCTGGGTGGCGATCGATTCGTCCTCGGGCAGTCCGATGTAGACGTACCGGTCGGTCTCGAACTGGGTGCGGACGTTCGCCAGGCTGGTCTCGCGATCTTTCGGCCCGGAGAAGAAGTCCTGTCTGATCCGGTGGGTGCGGGCAAAGGAGGTCACCGCCGGCGTCGGCGCGTCGGCCACGATCCCGATGTACTCGGTCCACCGCCGGGCGTCGTCGACGACGGTGTCCGGTGCGGCCAGCGATCGCATCGCTTCGAGATCGAACGCCAGCGTCATCGATCCGCTGGATCCGTCCATACGACTGAATCGAGCGCCCCGTTCGAAACCCTGACGATCGGGTCACGGCGGCTGGCGTCGACCGCTCGGCTCGATGGTCCGGGTCACCGGGGGTCGCTGGGCCGGGCGATCAGCGTTCGAGCGTCTCCAGGGGCGCGATACGGGCGATACGCGTGCCCGCGGCGATCCCCGCGACGGTGCTCGTGACGACCGCGACCGCCAGCCCACCGGCCAGGACCCGCGTGTCCGGCGCGAGCAACCCCTCGAACCCGACGAGTTCGGTGACCAGCCACTCCAGGCCGGCGGCGACCGGGATCGTGAGCGAAACGCCGATCAGCCCGCCCACGACGCCGAGCACGACGGCTTCGACGGTGACGACACCGACGAGCGTCGTCGTCGAGGTGCCGAGCGCCCGCAGTGCGGCGAGTTCGTAGCGCTGGCGATCGACGTGTCCGAGCATGAGATTCGTCGTGAGCGCGACGCCCGCGACGACCGCGAGCACGATC belongs to Halococcoides cellulosivorans and includes:
- the aroC gene encoding chorismate synthase — its product is MNGNSFGRLFQLTTYGESHGEAMGCVVSGCPAGVELDAADVQAELDRRKPGQSMITTSRDEPDAVTIESGIQDGYTTGTPIGLHIQNKDARSGKYEPFVTAPRPSHGDFTYSAKFGTRNWGGGGRSSARETVNWVAAGAIARQVLDQSDYDVEIAAHVDQIDDITAPELSFEEIRANVEDNDVRCGDPETAEEMRDRIDEYQSEGDSIGGSIAFEVRGVPPGLGAPRFDGLPARLGRAMFAIPAVTAFEFGLGTDARTVAGIDRNDPFEFDADGRVTPAENDHGGIQGGITTGAPITGEVTWHAPTSIPKTQRTVDWEREEDVDITVTGRHDPVLPPRAVPVVEAMLECTILDFMLLGGRINPDRLDDRPGEYDTDYHPSSPQRDPEDAPTSASSED
- a CDS encoding DUF7123 family protein, coding for MSTTAEVGGGSGQLSNKQRRILAYLIEHADDQTYFKSRLIGDELGLSPKEVGTNMRSLQDGEFAVDIEKWGYSSSTTWMVTQ
- a CDS encoding winged helix-turn-helix transcriptional regulator, with the protein product MVGEGPIDENKRATLRRFASIGAASPLATLATDDASASDSDRPDAIAGYLDRTPGAHFSKLRDDLQLGTGEAQHHLDRLVEEGVIETRKDGDFRRYFPADRFDEFEQIALGYLRRETPRAMIVHWLRDPEATGARLADRIGVSRATISQRAGDLEAAGLLDRRDGAALLRPETLLLLIVRYAGSFGPEALDLAADADDLVRIDRA
- a CDS encoding SPFH domain-containing protein, whose amino-acid sequence is MLSIIPLQTLPAGLTLIALIVLAIVVVALWQSVVIVDAYEKKALTVLGEYRGLLEPGISFVPPFVSATQTFDMRTQTLDVPAQEAITRDNSPVRADAVVYIKVMNAKKAFLEVENYERAVSNLAQTTLRAVLGDMELDDTLNKRQEINAKIREELDEPTDEWGIRVESVEVREVNPSKDVQQAMEQQTSAERKRRAMILEAQGERRSAIEEAQGEKQSDIIRAQGKKQSQILEAQGDAISTVLRAKSAESMGERAVIEKGMETLESIGQGESQTFVLPQELTSLVSRYGQHLTGADTSGNEPDLESLDFDDETRELLGIDDIAEIIGEIEDTEIDIEGMEEQAQAIKQGADEPSIESADIDDVPEDVEDIE
- a CDS encoding NfeD family protein, whose translation is MVDLLDGLATLVLLAGAGLVIMEAFVPSGHFIVLGIALLAAGLVGVLAPLEGIALPLLMAATALITGAGAFYGYREFDFYGGKGIAQTTDSDSLRGSTGRVTERVTETDGEVKLDEGGFNPIYKARAFRGTIEEGDRVIVVDPGGGNVLEVESMAAIDEIDRELAADAATTQRERETE
- a CDS encoding amphi-Trp domain-containing protein, whose protein sequence is MPEEVIFETERDQTRGEIAATLRSVADKLDAGEDITIRAGEESVSLDVPDRPTFEIKAEREGRAPNTELSVEFELEWDEGEDSSGGDVEIE
- a CDS encoding glycoside hydrolase family 3 protein, which codes for MSDDNTDGDDVPTERAGPSRRTFVKAAGAATAAATIGAGAETAVAQDLPIPALVNRMSVREKAAQMIQPVIGSLDPTTESSHDNVETVGDIVGEIGAGSVLSGGAMPPTTDPEALVAGINELQEYAIENSPHGIPFFYGIDGTHGAAYVDGATALPQRHNMGATRDPDLIERAEEHTAAMIAATGIHETYAPTIELQRDPRWGRYFEGISESTKVLGDISRARNRALEGHDRVTATPKHFAGYEIPTNGNDRSAVNTSMRDLRETLLPPFEVTLAEGAGMVMVNSGSVNGVPAHVSQWLLTDLLRGEYGFEGVILTDWNDLYRLIGIHDLFPDTRAGKKMAVRAAIAAGVDMAMLGGGNEGRPLDPREFVTYVDELVESGDLTEQRIDASVRRILELKQDLGLFDDPYADESLVTDLVGNDESVATSTEIARESLVLLKNEPVTEGGDPVLPLAGDEDLLVTGPGVDPETGIENRILMQYGGWTLGWQGIEAGSLSEGGPRPAGDSMIAALRDHHDGAITHVPTDFDRTEWWQGEWHPEEGAPNHSSENGDYGFTDDQRSAVESAAPEADAVVVVIGEGPHNEGFGDRDSLELPETQREIIATVEAATDDETPIVAVEYAGSPRGNQESFGPLDAVLYAGQPATGGGTAIAETLLGAYNPSGRLGFSWPQQVGHGPLHHNAWPGNGHDPTYPYGHGLSYTTFEYANLSVSPATVDDPARETVTLGVDVTNTGDMAGEHVVEVYNTTAYGTVMHRDTRVVGYERVSLDPGETTRAEVEIDLAALEVVAGDVPGLGPKHVEATDYVLTVDPESDLSTTLTVTEPGSVLEGITPPDGSDTGPGQGRGPPRGRGNGRARGRRSSLIDRLAGRDP
- a CDS encoding helix-turn-helix transcriptional regulator, which codes for MVEDCTDRRCRRHLAIVTIVLLVGGVAGPPVAATAEPTLFAPPTESVDRATVTVQVGSNGSTTVTVAYAQRLPNETAIERFRSSSTPLFAETERLATQTLDRIEDRTGRSTSVAVIDRESRIATGGGLQTEGVRSIQFRVRGLTTEAAATDELAVEIPVQIALSNDHRLVVETGAGLALQSATPEPSAASNTTAEYVGPRTLDGLTIETRQIATDDRRGLATTGALAVAGLMALVVALLVGWWVRRSPSDEESEAEPPAPPTTDPEHLPDDRRVIGLLEDADGRMKQTAIVEATGWSKSKTSMVLSGMADDEQIFKLKVGRENIVCLPEAVPEGVGGPTGNANDSQ
- a CDS encoding DUF7124 domain-containing protein translates to MDGSSGSMTLAFDLEAMRSLAAPDTVVDDARRWTEYIGIVADAPTPAVTSFARTHRIRQDFFSGPKDRETSLANVRTQFETDRYVYIGLPEDESIATQSGWEFLPIEEAADAADWELGDPEPPDSRTDTGREDWP